Proteins from a genomic interval of Cotesia glomerata isolate CgM1 unplaced genomic scaffold, MPM_Cglom_v2.3 scaffold_25, whole genome shotgun sequence:
- the LOC123274178 gene encoding translocating chain-associated membrane protein 1 has translation MVTLKGRKTSNKNPPILSHEFIIQNHADIVSCVAMVFVIGLMIQITSPWAYIFIALQHNISTTEEVDAPWQPVKFTTGWKDACAVFFYFLITIVMHAVVQEYILDKISKKLHLSKIKLSKFNESSQLLVFYVLSALWGIDIIMRDNLILGFPSLSQSYPLPMSFLMKLFFIVQLAYWLHCYPELYFQRIKREEILSRVIHATFGLFFTLAGYIFNFQHITLLLLVLHYVGDALQHTARWVHIVYRKESRTRFTFTLANYVYVLTRIATLAGAGLFYIYGLSKIDSSLDYTTGHFNIPAIRFTAFALVALFQFYLIFEFLKRQRQRVSETKTAAVQPKSKPKLQKLKKKEGKKPASEDDELPEVDQETKKNLRSRSTTKTK, from the exons atggtaaccTTAAAAGGACGTAAAACTTCTAATAAAAATCCCCCAATTTTAAGTCATGAATTTATCATTCAAAATCATGCTGACATCGTTTCATGTGTGGCTATGGTCTTCGTTATTGGTCTTATGATTCAG ataacATCGCCATGGGCTTACATATTTATTGCACTCCAACACAATATTTCAACAACCGAAGAAGTAGATGCTCCTTGGCAGCCAGTTAAATTTACAACTGGCTGGAAAGATGCTTGTGCTGTCTTCTTTTATTTCCTTATTACAATTGTTATGCATGCTGTtgttcaagaatatattttagat aaaatttcaaagaaattacatcttagtaaaataaaattatcaaagttCAACGAATCAAGTCAATTATTGGTATTCTATGTGTTATCTGCACTCTGGGGTATCGATATCATCATGAGAGACAATTTGATACTGGGTTTCCCATCACTTTCGCAATCATATCCATTGccaatgtcatttttaatgaaactcTTCTTCATTGTGCAATTAGCATACTGGCTCCATTGTTATCctgaattatattttcaacGTATTAAACGTGAAGAAATTCTATCTCGAGTTATCCACGCTACTTTTGGGTTATTCTTCACGCTTGCTGGTTATATTTTCAA CTTCCAACACATTACTCTTCTTTTACTCGTTCTTCATTACGTTGGAGACGCACTTCAACACACAGCGCGTTGGGTCCACATAGTTTACCGTAAAGAATCTAGAACACGTT ttaccTTTACTCTTGCCAATTACGTGTACGTGTTAACTAGAATAGCTACATTGGCTGGTGCCGGTCTCTTCTACATTTATGGATTGAGCAAAATTGATTCATCATTAGATTACACAACTGGTCATTTTAATATTCCAGCAATTCGATTCACAGCTTTTGCTCTCGTAGCTTTGTTCCAATTCTATCTGATATTCGAATTTTTGAAACGCCAGAGACAGAGAGTTTCCGAAACTAAGACAGCTGCTGTACAACCAAAATCCAAACCAAAACTACAAAAACTGAAGAAAAAAGAAG gtAAAAAACCAGCTTCTGAAGATGATGAGCTACCAGAAGTAGACCAAGAaacgaagaaaaatttaagatcTCGATCGACgacaaaaactaaataa